A region from the Gavia stellata isolate bGavSte3 chromosome 2, bGavSte3.hap2, whole genome shotgun sequence genome encodes:
- the TBPL1 gene encoding TATA box-binding protein-like 1, with translation MDADSDVALDILITNVVCVFRTRCHLNLRKIALEGANVIYKRDVGKVLMKLRKPRITATIWSSGKVICTGATSEEEAKFGARRLARSLQKLGFQVIFTDFKVVNVLAVCNMPFEIRLPEFTKNNRPHASYEPELHPAVCYRIKTLRATLQIFSTGSITVTGPNVKAVASAVEQIYPFVFESRK, from the exons ATGGATGCGGACAGTGATGTTGCATTGGACATTTTAATCACAAACGTAGtgtgtgtttttagaacaagaTGTCATTTAAACTTGAGGAAGATCGCATTAGAGGGAGCAAATGTGATATACAAGCGTGATGTTGGG aaagtaTTAATGAAGCTTAGGAAACCTAGGATTACGGCCACAATTTGGTCCTCAGGAAAAGTTATTTGCACAGGAGCCACAAG TGAAGAAGAAGCTAAATTTGGTGCCAGACGATTAGCTCGTAGTCTACAGAAACTAGGTTTTCAG GTaattttcacagattttaaagTTGTGAATGTTTTAGCAGTGTGCAACATGCCCTTTGAGATCAGATTGCCAGAATTTACGAAGAATAACAGACCTCATGCGAG ttATGAACCAGAACTTCATCCTGCCGTGTGTTACAGAATAAAAACTCTCAGAGCTACCTTACAGATTTTTTCCACAGGCAGTATCACAGTTACAG GGCCAAACGTAAAGGCAGTTGCCAGTGCTGTGGAACAGATTTACCCATTCGTGTttgaaagcaggaaataa